The window aatacttataatttaataacacactcaataaTTATAacaggaatttacaacaagcaccttttcaatgttttacggtaacaatcttgttctcctgtcgggcagaatgttttgtatagagagaaagatctctcaacatcacagaaagtgattggacaaaacttcaatgaagccacttcatccggttttagttcaactgcttcgtctacctcacctcgtagcaccctggctacttttaccgtcaccgggctgaggggctcagatggttgaggcgctggccttctgaccccaacttggcaggttcgatcctggcccagtccggtggtatttgaagatgctcaaatacgtcagcctcgtgtcggtagatttactggcacgtaaaataactcctgagggactaaattccggcacctcgacgcctccgaaaaccgtaaaagagtagttagtgggacgtaaagcaaatagcattattattattattattattacttttagcGTCGCTTTCCaacatggattctgctgcaggactctatGGAACGTTTCGCTGACAGCAACTACCtttccagaggttcggtcaaaacttctcctgacttcttccacaaccctaaatgactccaccagggacaTGCCACTCTtatccaactcggtgattgctcccggcagcttgttgaagatTGAAGATGCTCctgtttatgcagggggatattagttcccaccattgcagtgcataggtttatagaaaattgttgttggtcgctgttcacagtggactagtagaaaagctgcgatgacaacgctttctatactcgtgtcaaatgcatcgcataatttctatgttgatctatgtggtatcttttcacatttgatctgaaaaataataaaattggctTAAATTACAacgttcctatatcttaaatttccacagctgggctaattggcaatactGCTTAGTGTATAACATGCATTTGTTTTATTAAAaagaaagactattagaggtgatgtttctagaagtacaaaactttaaagtaggaacaagagaattcgtaagttacatggaaatatgtcctcaaaaatgttcggttataatctggcagtttcctgccgagttcaccgggtgaaaaaataataaaaatgacgtgaaacgatacctgagtagcgtagaggagagatccttcctatatgcttgccaggacTCACCAAGCtccccctagcagtattcttacttatatagaatatttgaaacggaggcactataaatctcagatttgtgaacatttcttATTTTGCTATTCGCCGGCTTGGTCAGCCGAATCAGTTGTCATGAAAACTATTTTCTGTTGCTTGCAATAGACCCTACATCATGTGTCCACTAGGCTGCCACCCTCgttaaaaattagaaaaccgcgtgatttgaaattgtcgtgacatgcgcccataacttTACTTTTTGTCagaatttagcaagactctagatgggatgctagagcttacgcaccccataCTCTCTTTCCTTGCCccccccagcacaacggttactaaccggacctcaccaatccagaccccACGGTCTTTtaactggcctggtcttgtaaagatagacTTTGCAGCCTTGCAAAACATGCTGTGACATCGttcaagccgtgccatcttgtatgtctagcttCTGTGACGTCGTCTTAGCTGCACCATATTCGATCTTCAACCTActgtatgtttcgcgaaggcttagcggaagcgtaatagagtccactagagcctacacatagcgctggtgaaagttactcacatttttttaaaattaaatttcagttgtagtccgcatctgtggtgtagtagttagcgtgattagccgccacccacggaggtccgggttcgattctcggctctgccactaaatttgaaaagtgggatgagggctggaacggggtacactcagccttgggaggtcaactgaatagagatgggttcgattcccacctcagccatcctcgaagtggttttctgtggtttcccacttctcctccaggaaaatgctggtatggtacctaacttaagaacgcggccacttccttccctcttctttgtctgtcccttccaatcttcctatgccttcacaaggccccttttcagcattgAAGGTGAGGCtgtccgggcgaggtactggtccttctccccagttgtatcccccgatccaaagtccaggacactgcccttgagatggtataGGTGGcatccttcgctgaatccgagggaaaaacctaccctggagggtaaactgattaagataaaaaggaaagaaagaaagaaaatatttcagttgtaaatcttcattttcacaggaaatgaatcagagttcgaaataccgatttttaattttcatccactctgtgacaagagaccaccgccgttctaactcctcgttcagtaattaaatgattagttacattttagcaatataatttaTTGAAAGTTCACGAATAACTTAATACAGCATTGCAGCAAAACAACTTTCCACGATACGttcattaataggcctataaatgctacaatgaaatgcgaccGTAGTTCAGTCACAGAGAAAGATAAAGGAACaaatgaacttacctccttacagcaagcttggaatCCCCTGTGATCCACCCCTTTAGCCAATAGGACGATGATTTctctttgcaattacaattttttacgtcacaccgacacagataggttttatggtgacgatgggatggaaaaggcctaggagtgggaaagaagcgaccgtggccttaattaaggtacagccccagcgtttgcctggagtgaaaatggggaaaccacggaaaaccctcttcagggctgccgacactggggctcgaaaccactctcccggatgcaagctcacagtcgcgcgcccctaagcgcgcagccaactcgcccggtaatttttctttgtgcattgccacagacacacttcttcgtCACAGTAAATCACAACACGTCCTGAAGATAAAgcatacgcgtacaacagttcacatcgagacggaggtataagggatatgggttTGCAACGTAGTTCGAAGTTTATTAGTTCTCGCATATATCTTAGaatgttggaggggttgaaggcttcgaggtcaaattgttccttgttttttcctgacggaaatttcccaagaactatttctggtgacttcgaCAATTCccgtttttgttcgtggggtaCACAGATCttaagaaatgagaagataatactgttaAGCACtttagttacaatataatgcactgaaaGAAAATCGACTGCTTTAATATAGATTCAAAAGGCAtcgaataggcaattatactccaaataggcacaaacccctgaaataggcatttataggcacaataaaaccaacgaaatctagcttaaaggaccctaaaacggatttatctcaaaagcctacgtttctgaacacaggaataaaataggcaaattcccgtctctactcataaccatatgaagaaatccacttgtttacaatcccatttatgttaacaccccaatgaaggtatttccttacattaacacgtaGATAGTACAATCATTCCCATGAGGAAATTTCATCCCAACAACTCAGTAATTAAAAGTGAAAGGACGTTTCCTCCTTGTGAAATTCACAGCCGGACGTTTCATccaatttaccatcataccattaccgGTACCAGCTCACAACATTGTTCATgtcttttgcagtcactcacaatcttgtatcttatttattacgaTACTCTACAGTCTACACAGTAAAACAACATCCGTAAAAATATTTACCTCTGATACCAGTTCTTTACTTAAACCATTACTGTATATAcagtgtataagaaaacataaaggtccaataataatgccttgagaaatccccctcttaatgattacaggatcagataatgcttaacGTACTCTATTttatttgagttctattttctagaaatttagctaccCATGCAGTCACCCTTCAGTCTAGTCTAACTGCTCATTTTTGTTAggagtctcccatgacctaccctactAAAAGCCGTAGattggtcaatcgcgatacagtcccgttgacctcctgaatccaagatatctgctttatatttttggaatcctacaagttgagcttcagtagaataacttcCCCTTAACCCGAACTGCcgtctgtcaaaccagttagtaatttcgcgaACATGCCTAATAcatatttgattgtccaatgaaaattgggagTGTGTCAGGGTTTctgcccagagaaatctggaaccttcctctacgCTTTAAAATCTGGGACTTTTCGGGCGTTGTTGTCTTAGTGaccgctccagtcaagaggttcagAGTGTGCTCATAGAGACGGCaggggctgcctcgtccatctccggaaggcccgtcagctcaaggtaatggcagattgtTCGTgaacatgtaatagtctcagaaagctagttagaggggaaggttccaaacatttagtaatgtaacttttattttctcaatgtaCATTTCAAACTTATATATAAATTGCAAATAAGTCTGAGGACTCCAGTCTAAGGGTATAAATAGTGGTACCCTCAACTTAGTCttaaggtgactatgttttcataaaaattaactgatctcgtaatttttattttcttttcaTCTAGTGATCACAGTACAGGACGTAGCTTCTGTAACGTCGTGCCATAAGCCTACATAGggtttttaagtattttcatgtgaatttgaaGGAGTGccagtgttcgcctcctaacatttcgaTTTTCGGGCAGTAACATTAACCTTTTGCTTTTACCAAAGATCACGTAGAATGGGtaacttgttacccctgttacagtcaatttcattcttttccttttcaggtaaatcagactgttgagcatttaagactgtctactgtttgttttctgttaaatgtaggttgtgcctttgataggcctagaACGTGAACATTTTAGAGAATAGTCTCCCAAAGggtaaatttgtagagcaaggacgctcttcctagtgatgtaaaaattgggagatccgtctccttgactgttgattgaaaggagcactagcgctcatgtaaaatttgtaactaGGGATCTTCAGGCTCAGGTTGTTAAATGGTTGTTacttgattattctgatttttctactattgttacccaagctcacgagctagaccttgtacctgaatTTTGTTATTTGATTAGcaaaaacgaaaaagaaaaaagTTAGCTCAAAGTTTTAAAATAATCTTCCGTCTTTtgtatatcgacccattcatgccgcaccttctttcacctctgtccaccacggtatcccccgaacaataataacaataacattaatgataactataataataataataatcagccggccccgtggtgtaggggtagcgtgcctgcctcttacccggatcccgggttcgattcccgaccaggtcagggattttcacctggacctgagggctggttcgacgttcactcagcctacgtgattagaattgaggagctatctggcagtgagatagcggcccggtctagaaagccaagactaacggccgagaggattcgtcgtgctgaccacacgacacctcataatctgcaggccttcgggatgagcagcggtcgcttggtaggccaaggcccttccagggctgtagtgtcatggggtttataataataatcgaatgataAATACCTGACACGGTAACATGTGGCTATGAATGTTAGATAATAATACTGCATTTACGTCCATGACTTTTGCTTGAcctttcatttgtaattttatgtAGGAAGAATAATTATAGGATATTTTACGAGGTTCTTCCAGCCCGATGTATTTTCGTGAAGTAAGTTACATGCCTATTTACTTTGGTATAACTATTTTGATATTAAAGTTAAGCGACATTTCAGACTTGTTTAATTTGTTAAGGTGACCATGATATGAGATAATTGGACTTAGTCACACACCGTCCACGGTGAGACATTACCATAGCCACTGTGACGGGTGAAATCGTCAGAATATTTAGTAATATTCAGTCATTTTATGACAGGTGCGGTCAGCATCTTAGAAGTAAATAAGTCAGATATATACGTAATTGGTCTGCTGTGTGTAAATAGTATAGGTTAGATATGGTAGGGAGTCTTCTCTTTCAGGAATGTATTTAGATGGTAGTATTAGGGTAAAAGGCGCTTAGCTCATTCTTTCGCGTGTCATTTAGTTTGTTTTATGGTCAACGTGCGAGGATTCACCCCCActgtaatgtaaatatgaggtcagtAACCTTAAGGAACGAAGGCAGCTTGATAACTTCTCTTGAAACAATATCTCGCGTACAGTACCCAAGCAAGTTGCTGAGAGGCGGTATTCACCttccgtcagagaagaaaccccctcttcgctgaggAATGAGGTCTAATTTTGAGTCGGAGAACTATTTTCAGAGTGAGGAGAGAAacttcccttcttaacaaacggccgcTTTCAGAGGTTAAATTTTGAAGATATTTAGTGAGAAAAAGGTTATAAATTTACAAAAGGCAGAAACATTTTTCCTAATTCATGTTAAAAACAggtaagtgagccaagggccgcgatgtttgaaacgtgtgttcggcttcttggttacTACAACCCGTTTTGAGAGTAAGATGCCAGGGTCGGTTGAATGGCTTAGGAAGATTCTAGCTTTGGTCATTtctactattttatttatctgagatctaacagACGGATACGAAGTTCTGTTCGTATCTTCCTGTTAGATTTCAGTCTTGGTGCTTTTGCCATCATtctgagtgtcttattttgaaaaaCTTGTAATTTGGATAGCGGAGTTTTAGCAATAAAGTCCCAGGGCCCTGTTTCGTAAAACTAACTGATAATATCACCTAATAATTTATTAGAacttataaaaataattatttgttaatcaaattctgtttcataaagattttaTCCTGTTTTTATCCAAGTCTTCGCtcggagactctcatctgcttgggACGCGATCAGTTCGGGATTATTCTTCATTGCTTCGTACATAAGGGAATCAAATACTACGGGTACTGTTGCTACTAAGTTTTTATCCTCTTAGGGGGCTGTAGGATACACTACGACTAAGTAGtatagtagtgtagtagtataataataaccttattgtcgtgtgatttttgtgtactatcctagacaatatttctttcctttcatctttgcacataataagttatttattttttcctttcttctcatGTTTCCGTAAAGAattgctaaggagtgcaagtgcaggaactgtgggtgtggccaggcattaaggagtatgggggaggagttggaaagtttgatgaagataattaggattctctcagaagacaggaagggaggtaggcctccctcaaacaatgtacaggatacagtaggcaTAAAAGAGGGATGGGAGAGAAAGGGAGGAATTGCAGTAGACAGGTGGTCGAGtagtgttctaaggggaaggagattgcaggctaagggctctattcaggatcagaattcaggacatgtgtctgtgagaaaccggtacgagtcactgcaggtagaacaacagaaggaagatgaggcacagggaactgttgcttagaagtgtggaagtaggaggaagggaaaaggtaggaaatggaaatgtagaGTAAAGGATAGGAAATACAGGTGGTTCAGGAAAGATAGTGCTGATCAAGAGGGGAGGAGATCAATtcaggtgggtagggttgaggctctggtcatgagggattccattgttagacatgtagggaaagtgtgtggaggaaagtgaaccagcgatcagatgcattggaaaaagcaatcatgctaggaatgatcagcggcacaagaagaccaggtcgccataagactcgttggttagacaccattaaaacagacacctccctcaccctggaacaactaaaggaggcaatGTGGCCCGCAAAGGTATTCAACAGAGAAAATTTTCTTTCTGGAGGGTGATGCTCATGACGCTTAGGATTATCAGCTTTTTAGTTGTCTGGAGAACTGGTACACATCATGCGGTTGGTACCCAAGCGCCAAGCGTTCCTCTCTAACCCAGTCTACTCAGACTGTAGAGACACTATTTCTAATGATAACCTTAAGGAGCCTCTGACTTGCGAGCTGGTGCGTATAGTAGCCCTTATTGCTATCATCGAAATACTGCTTAATGAGCTAGTGGTCCTGCTCATTAGCGGCGTGAAATTCGAACGCTTCCCTGGTATTAATGATTCCAATATCGCCAGTACAGCGTGATTTCAAATAATTATAGTGGCACTGATACTCCGACTTACCTGCTACCACTATGGGGGACACAGAGACTTTCCTAACGGGAGTCATATCCATGGACTCgtccacccctcccccccccccccctcccgggaATGACTCCAATAGCGCCAGTGCAGCGTGATATCAAATAATTATAGTGGCGCTGATACTCCGACTTATCAGCTACCACTATGGGGGGCACAAAGACTTTCCTAACGGGAGTCGTATCCATGGACTCGTCCCCCCGCCCTCGGAAGGGCATTCTGTCCCGTCTCTGCTTAAGAGGTGGTCTCAGTAGTCGGCCTAGAAGGCTGAGAGGGGGCAGAACTTGTAAACGGTTGTGGCTCAGTCTCTTTCCTGGGTTGTTTCTGAGGCACAAGGTCTTCTTTAGTTAAATTGACTTCGGTAGGCAGGGAAGTCAGCACACTAAAAGTATTCCTAGTGGTAACAGGCATTTACTGGATTTTTGCCTGTTTCCTTTCAAGAATCATTTCTTCAACTACCTACCGCTTTCCTTTCACTGCGGGATGCCACGGTGGAAAAAGAGCGGCAAGGCTGGCTGGCTGGTATCTTGCCAGTCCTGGCGTATTCGTCCATCATGTCAGACGTTTTGGTCGGCATAATATTAATGGAAGAGACAGCCTTGAAAGCCGGTGGCCACGATGTGGGGGATCCACTCATTTCGGAACTACCCGTTTAACCTCATGACGAATAACTATCTCCCCCACCTCCCGGCGGGAGTTTGCTAGCCATCCTTAATCTACAATATGCTTAAACAATAGTACACCTGAAAAAAGCAAATCACCAACAAGAACACTTGGGGACTTAAAATGCGCTCCGAAGAATATCAAAAAGGTTACCAATCCTCTTCTTCACGTCTCCAGAAAAACCAACAACAAGCCAACTTGAACCCAGTCACCAGAGCACAGGAAAATCTACTTACCAATACACATGCGCATCAGTTTAGTGGATGTGTCCAAACCCAAGGACATCCTCACAGTTACCGAACCCAAGCAACAGTCTCTGAACCTTTTCAATAACGGCATTAATACCAACAAACTAAAGTAATCCATTCGAAACAACCTCAAAATAGGTCACCAAGCAACAATCCCATCCCCCTCAATACCAAACTGAACCAATACACATACGCGGGGGTTCCTTGCTCTTCATAACCCCTCACCTTCCGCACAGTCCTTACGTCCAACAGCCCAGAGCCCTCGATCGGAAATTGAACCTCTTCTCTGCTTCCGGAAAGCAACGAGTGTTGATGTGAACATTATCGCTGCATGCGCCATTATGCtgagctaattaaaggaataggtccttgataaaccattttactaagacTTACCTATTTctaggggttcactgaaccactgaaggTATGGAACGCGCCACCACTGCTGTAATGacataaacattttaaaattaaattgaaagtaACTTTTGTTTGAAATTCTAAATAATGTTGACCGTTTTCAAACTATCAGCAAGAAATCATTTCACCTCCTTCACAGCCCTCtatccccctccccctccctccaCCACTCCCACATATTTTCCTTTGAATATCGTGCTGCTAATTAGATTGTAATAAGCAGAAAGACCCAGTACTCAAAAATATTTCCTAAAGAGTTAGTGGAATTCTTGCGAATGGTTTCAGTTTTAAATCCATTCATTACTGCATACGGTAATATTCTTGTTAGAAAATCTGTCTATATGACATAGAGCATTTCCATTCCAGGAGAAAGGAATCAATTAGTCACCACTTTAGTTCTCTAGAAAACGAACACTTTTATATTTGGCAATTGGCCAGTAGTTCCTTTATATGCACTACCTTTATCCATTTATTTTCAGTACAAAGAAGCATTCATTTAActttacaggttttttttttcttcagaatgtACTCCGTGATGGTTGGTTCCTTTCTGATTAATGCTTCCCATTTAGCGCAGAAACACAATATTGTTTAATGGAAGTATGTCCAGCTGTTTTCACGTGATACCTGAGCACACAAACATACATAGGCCTTCACACATAAATTTATCTGGTGGTCACTAAGGTCTTTATATGACATGGAAATGTAATTGTAGTAAAAAAATGATAATGTATAACACgtccatttcatttatttatataagcTGGGACTGTAGTGATCTATATTTGTACAAGTGACATTAGTAAAGTGAATTTCATATAAAATTAGTCCCTGGAAATCAGTTTGCAGATAACATAATGCATGTGTACATAATACAAACTTAATTGCTATTCTGAATGGCAATTAATTAGGTTGAGAATTTTATGAAACCTTTACTTCCATACCCACTTCCAAcacttatttcatatttcataaaaATCTGCGAATAAGCCTAGAATACACATAGCATAGTTTTTCACAGTAGAATATTTGCAACGCTTGGACGTGAAAGTCATTAAAAATTCACATTTTGGATTTTTACTTCCTTGTATAGAGTAAGCTTTTCTGAATCCAAAACTATCTAATATGCTAACTGTATGTTCCTGCTACAAGTGAGTATTTTCAGTGGCTATTTAAACATGGTTGCACCATTTCCACTCCCCCTCAGCTGTCGGCTAACATTACATTTCCGAAAGTGGTACAGTATTTTTAAGTCTTTATGTACACTTTTCTCAGGAACCGTGAGCTAAAGCAAATGAACTCAGTACACTTCTATATATGTCAAAAATCTGTAAGGAAAACTCTTCCCTTCATGTGTAAGTAGTATGGCACTCAACACCTCCAAATATTTTAGGGAAAAATACGAATATATTTCAAATCCTATTTAGTAGGATAATTGGTCCttagctaactggttagcatgatGCAAAGACTCCCTCTTTTGATTGCCGGccaggtcgcggattttaaccttcataatTCCTATGTctcgggactgggtgtatgtaccaTTTTCAACATTAGACTTCAACATAGGTAGGCCTCATCCCCACAGACGTACAGGATGTCCAAGACCATCAAAAGAACTGCACCGCTCCCATCCGGAGGCCATACGtaacaagaaaggaaagaaaagcaGGGTAAAATACTTTTTGGATACACTTGTAAGACTTTGTAAGATACTAGAGGTATTAACTTGTACAAAAAGAAAACTGTACGTTACTGAAAATTGTACTTCAAGTTGTGCCAGAAATTCGTATTGATAAATGCAATTTCTTGATCTTTGTATCCCTGTTTTATGTATTAGGGAGAGAGAGACAGTTGGTGTTATGCGCGCATTTTGCTCTAGTTGATGTTAAAAGATGAGCAATGTTTGGGAGTCTTGGAACAAGGAGTGTTTTGAACATACAAATTGGGCCTTAAAACATGCAGGCTTCGTCCAGGTACCTTTCAGTTGGGCGGAGTAGATATTTGCGAAGAAGAACTAGGAACCCTACTCGCTAAGCAACTTCGCATCCCTTACGTATCCCTCATCGGGGTTTGCATACATTACGCTCTGGCACACTCAGGTCCTTAACGTAACCTTGTTGACAGATGCACCTGTTGGGACTGGAACAGATGGCGTTATAACAGGGAGGATCGCACATTGCATCACACTTAACACCATTGGGATGGGAGTAGTCTTGTGTGTAGCCGCTCCTGCATACGCACTTGTCGGGCCCTACACAGTCACCGTTAATGCAGTCCCCACTGCAGAAAGCAACACACTTATGAGGCTCATGTGGTACATTCTGGAAACCGCTGCGACATGTGCACACGTTAGTGGCTGTACAGTTGCCGTTGATGCAGCTAGGGCTGCAAGAATACCCGTGAGTGGGTATACAATTGTAAGGATCGTACGGGTCTTTCCTGAAACCAACATTGCAAGTGCATTCATTCATGCTGCGACAGACGCCATTCACACAGGGTCGATCACAGTTGGATACACACACATTTCGACGGTATGGGTCCATGTGGTAGCCGTCATAGCACGAGCAAGTGTTGGGGGCTGTACACACACCGTTGGTGCAGTGTGGTTCGCAGTGCGGAGAACATCGCTTGTTTTTGTTCAGAGAGTAACCTGGGTTGCACTCGCACCTGTTAGGGGCTACACATCGCCCATTAGCGCACTCAGGGTGACATCCTGGAATGCAGGAACGGCTATCCCCAGGCACGGGCTCATACCCGCTCAGACAAGTGCACTTGTTGATCCCCGTACATTTCCCATAGTTACAGCCTAGGGGACACATTGGTACGCAGTCTCCATGGTTGTTCTTATAGAACTCCTCCTTACATTTACACTCTTCCGGAGCTACACAGCGGCCGTTGGGACAGCCTGACGTGCAATGAGGCTCACAGATATGATCTTTGTGAGGATGCTTCTTATAACCACGATGACAAGTGCACACTCCCGGGGAGGTACAGTCCGCGTTTTTACACTCATCTGGGCAATGTGCAACACACAcccctttattattttttttgtaaCCATCATTACAAGTACAGTGTTCAGGTTTGGTACATTTGCCATTAGGACAACCTTTCGAGCAGTAAGGAATGCATTCCGAGCTACCTTTATTGCAATAGAATCCTGGGGGACAGTAACAAAAGTCGGGGGGATTGCAAAATAGAAATGGACCTTTCTTGGGACACGGAGGCAAAC is drawn from Anabrus simplex isolate iqAnaSimp1 chromosome 1, ASM4041472v1, whole genome shotgun sequence and contains these coding sequences:
- the LOC136858320 gene encoding multiple epidermal growth factor-like domains protein 10 isoform X2, coding for MKTIPVCCTGYELTSDLHCMPLCSPECKNGHCSAPNTCQCDAGFANADGNNSQCYPVCPQGCADGGKNRSIPCPSPSNCLCPPGYVRDGNNLRCSPVCPEGCRKVISCTTPMSCKCLEKEYGSPPDSHCSTPIICMCPLGFVMDGDNQCVPIMLLFCNKINSTNCRPSMNCWCPEGYKPDAERRKCESKSPDICLDGGNCWRKDCKCPVGFAPNGDETICQSTSPTTCDKFKCSTPANCTCPSLTEPAGNYTKCVRVGQAIGHPREVPITCECPEDFSLHPTNGSQCISFSNVACNKNKIVKCRGQKECVCPKSYIRTLDKRQCLPPCPKKGPFLFCNPPDFCYCPPGFYCNKGSSECIPYCSKGCPNGKCTKPEHCTCNDGYKKNNKGVCVAHCPDECKNADCTSPGVCTCHRGYKKHPHKDHICEPHCTSGCPNGRCVAPEECKCKEEFYKNNHGDCVPMCPLGCNYGKCTGINKCTCLSGYEPVPGDSRSCIPGCHPECANGRCVAPNRCECNPGYSLNKNKRCSPHCEPHCTNGVCTAPNTCSCYDGYHMDPYRRNVCVSNCDRPCVNGVCRSMNECTCNVGFRKDPYDPYNCIPTHGYSCSPSCINGNCTATNVCTCRSGFQNVPHEPHKCVAFCSGDCINGDCVGPDKCVCRSGYTQDYSHPNGVKCDAMCDPPCYNAICSSPNRCICQQGYVKDLSVPERNVCKPR